A portion of the Deltaproteobacteria bacterium genome contains these proteins:
- a CDS encoding zinc ABC transporter solute-binding protein, whose protein sequence is MSRFSGIRLITIFIVFGLMIILVCPLSLTRVFAETSYKLTVYVVNYPLMCFTGRIAGKHVKVVFPAPPDADPAGWSPDIPTIVAYQKADLILLNGAGYAKWIDKVSLPRANLVDTSAKFKDSYIASTTWLDFDLAAKQAKEVADALSRREPGFKEVIQRNYESLEKDLVALDGKGKEIVAINRKLPIISSHPVYQYPARRYNLNVKKACTGNPTGSRRGSSCSNSTIS, encoded by the coding sequence GTGAGCAGGTTCAGCGGGATTCGTTTGATCACCATATTCATCGTTTTCGGATTGATGATTATTCTTGTCTGTCCCCTTTCCCTCACGAGGGTTTTTGCTGAGACGTCATACAAATTAACGGTTTATGTCGTAAACTATCCCCTTATGTGCTTCACCGGGCGCATTGCAGGAAAGCACGTGAAAGTCGTCTTTCCCGCCCCGCCGGATGCGGACCCCGCCGGCTGGTCTCCCGATATCCCGACCATCGTTGCCTACCAGAAGGCCGATCTCATCCTCTTGAACGGGGCGGGCTACGCGAAGTGGATTGATAAGGTGTCGCTCCCCCGGGCAAATTTGGTGGACACCTCGGCAAAGTTCAAGGACAGCTACATCGCCTCCACCACCTGGCTGGACTTCGACCTGGCTGCAAAACAGGCGAAGGAGGTTGCCGATGCGCTGAGCCGGAGAGAGCCCGGCTTCAAAGAGGTTATTCAGCGGAACTATGAGTCCCTGGAAAAAGACCTTGTGGCCCTTGACGGGAAAGGTAAGGAAATCGTCGCGATAAACCGCAAGCTGCCCATCATCTCATCCCACCCCGTATACCAGTACCCTGCCAGGCGGTACAATCTCAATGTAAAAAAAGCGTGCACTGGGAACCCGACCGGATCCCGACGGGGGAGCAGTTGCTCGAACTCAACAATATCCTGA
- a CDS encoding transporter substrate-binding domain-containing protein, with the protein MKKTARVLTMLVIIGSLISFAFAGDTLDEVKKKGVLVVGVKFFTPPFGFIDMDSGEVVGYDVDFARAIAERLGVTLKLKPVTSENRISRLIDKEVDLIAATMTRTADRERIIDFSRTYFLTGQSFLVKKGSAGSLKDLEKKRIGTAKGSTSELNAKDALPGATILTFEDYFQAGQALLKGEVDAVTTDEPILVSILGKLPPGEFEILPVRISEEPYGLGIRKGETQFLDFVNSVLLDLEKSGEGGNISRKWFTPKAPEAERAGGVVVRKTGVDSRVLVMPLKGVFEKDADVSVYDPRGNMVATGKVVNVYSDEIYVDVEKAKAVAVAPGFVVGMNVTDEEARDIILKRQDLLKSVTEEIGREKESLQAELKKETEEDKKQREEIYKKQMESEKRRMELQYQYDRDRYYYYYDDRYYRYRRR; encoded by the coding sequence ATGAAGAAAACAGCCCGGGTTCTGACCATGCTCGTCATTATCGGCTCCCTGATAAGTTTCGCCTTTGCCGGTGATACCCTCGATGAGGTGAAAAAGAAGGGGGTCCTCGTTGTTGGAGTGAAGTTCTTTACGCCGCCCTTCGGGTTCATCGACATGGATTCGGGTGAGGTCGTGGGTTATGACGTCGACTTCGCAAGGGCAATTGCGGAGAGGCTCGGTGTTACGCTCAAGCTCAAACCCGTTACCTCTGAGAACCGGATCTCGAGACTCATCGATAAAGAGGTCGACTTGATCGCCGCGACGATGACCAGGACCGCTGACAGGGAGCGAATCATCGATTTCAGCCGCACCTACTTTCTCACCGGCCAGTCCTTCCTGGTGAAGAAAGGTTCGGCCGGTTCCCTGAAAGACCTCGAAAAGAAGAGGATCGGGACGGCAAAAGGGTCGACCTCCGAGCTGAACGCGAAAGATGCGCTGCCCGGCGCTACCATCCTCACTTTCGAGGACTATTTTCAGGCCGGCCAGGCCCTGCTGAAAGGGGAGGTGGATGCCGTGACGACTGATGAGCCGATACTGGTTAGCATACTCGGAAAACTCCCTCCCGGGGAGTTCGAGATCCTCCCCGTGCGCATTTCAGAGGAACCCTACGGTCTCGGGATCAGAAAGGGGGAGACGCAGTTTTTGGATTTCGTAAACAGCGTGCTCCTCGATTTGGAAAAAAGCGGCGAAGGGGGGAATATTTCCAGGAAGTGGTTTACACCGAAAGCGCCAGAGGCTGAACGGGCAGGGGGGGTGGTTGTCCGCAAGACGGGGGTCGATTCACGGGTTCTCGTTATGCCCCTCAAGGGTGTCTTCGAAAAGGATGCAGATGTCTCGGTATACGACCCCCGGGGGAACATGGTTGCAACGGGGAAGGTGGTGAACGTCTATTCGGATGAGATCTACGTGGACGTGGAAAAGGCCAAGGCTGTTGCCGTGGCCCCCGGGTTCGTCGTGGGCATGAACGTTACCGACGAAGAGGCCAGGGACATTATTTTGAAGAGGCAGGATCTGCTGAAATCGGTAACCGAGGAGATAGGCAGGGAAAAAGAGTCACTGCAGGCGGAGCTGAAGAAAGAGACGGAAGAGGATAAGAAACAGAGGGAAGAGATCTACAAGAAGCAGATGGAGTCGGAAAAGAGGAGGATGGAGTTGCAGTACCAGTATGACCGGGATCGATACTACTATTACTACGACGACCGGTACTACCGGTATCGGCGCAGGTAG
- a CDS encoding BamA/TamA family outer membrane protein: MREGKSSLSKTGAGSGLILVLLLALFCCPGSALASLSVKVTVEGITGPLLDNVMKYLSLEQQKTDPALTDGIVRRLHGRAEKEIQSALQPFGYYNPSVSKDLKREDAVWHARYVIDPGVAVTVTELDLMLKGPGGEDGEFKKLVGDFPVKVGDTLVHSRYEEGKKALLDLALNRGYLDARFALSRLEVYPEKNSARVILHFDTGARYRFGEVSFEQDTFNPAFLQRFVRIERGDPFTLSDITALQNSLRNSDYFSDIDIQYRRDLAKEREVPVEVKLVPRKRNAYGLGIGFGTDTGIRGSLGWTNRRINEWGHRSLVALRVSEIKSSLSGRYTVPLSKPSTDSRVYTAGYFKENPDTSDSEMFMAGLSFNHLYGRWRRTLFLNYEREDFTVGSDSGQSDLIVPGASWTYTKADDTVYTTLGWRVLFEIKGAFEDFVSDLTFLQFLLHPKFIYGLGGFGRIILRGEGGTILIDNFSELPASHRFFAGGDQSVRGYKYKDLGPVDQNGDVIGGKHILVGSIEYEQRLFEKWSAAIFYDVGNAINRLSDPYKEGAGFGIRWISPVGLFRLDLAFALSRPGDPLRLHLTIGPDL, translated from the coding sequence ATGAGAGAAGGAAAATCGTCCCTCTCAAAGACGGGTGCGGGAAGTGGACTGATCCTCGTTCTCCTTCTCGCCCTCTTTTGTTGTCCAGGCAGTGCACTTGCGTCGTTGTCCGTAAAGGTAACGGTAGAAGGGATTACGGGTCCCCTTCTGGACAACGTCATGAAATACCTGAGCCTGGAGCAGCAGAAGACCGATCCCGCTCTCACTGACGGGATCGTCAGGAGACTCCACGGGAGGGCGGAGAAGGAGATCCAGTCAGCCCTCCAGCCTTTCGGCTATTACAACCCGTCAGTCAGCAAAGATTTAAAACGAGAAGATGCCGTCTGGCATGCCAGGTACGTGATCGACCCGGGGGTTGCCGTGACGGTAACAGAGCTGGACCTCATGTTGAAGGGCCCGGGGGGGGAGGACGGTGAGTTTAAAAAACTGGTGGGTGATTTTCCCGTGAAGGTGGGGGATACCCTGGTACACTCCCGGTACGAGGAGGGGAAAAAGGCGCTGCTGGATCTGGCCTTGAACCGCGGCTACCTCGATGCCCGCTTTGCGCTGAGCCGCCTCGAGGTCTACCCGGAAAAAAACAGCGCCAGGGTTATACTCCATTTCGACACAGGGGCAAGATACCGCTTCGGTGAGGTCAGCTTCGAGCAGGACACGTTTAATCCCGCCTTTTTGCAACGCTTCGTCCGCATAGAGAGGGGAGACCCCTTCACCCTGTCGGACATCACGGCGCTGCAGAATTCCTTGAGAAACAGCGATTATTTCAGCGACATCGATATACAGTACCGGCGTGATCTTGCAAAGGAGCGCGAGGTGCCGGTGGAGGTAAAACTCGTGCCCCGAAAACGGAATGCCTACGGATTGGGGATAGGATTCGGAACGGATACGGGAATTCGCGGAAGCCTGGGGTGGACCAACCGGCGTATCAATGAGTGGGGGCACAGATCGCTCGTTGCCCTCAGGGTTTCGGAGATAAAATCGAGCCTGAGCGGCAGGTATACCGTGCCCCTCTCGAAACCGAGCACCGATAGTCGTGTGTATACGGCCGGCTACTTCAAGGAAAATCCCGACACGAGCGACTCCGAGATGTTCATGGCCGGTTTGAGTTTCAACCACCTCTACGGCAGGTGGAGAAGGACGCTGTTTTTGAATTACGAGAGGGAAGATTTCACCGTCGGCAGCGATTCGGGTCAGTCGGACCTCATAGTTCCCGGTGCGAGCTGGACCTACACGAAAGCGGACGACACCGTATATACGACCCTCGGTTGGCGGGTTCTCTTCGAAATCAAAGGGGCCTTCGAAGACTTCGTATCCGATTTGACCTTCCTGCAGTTCCTCCTGCATCCGAAGTTCATTTACGGGCTGGGGGGGTTTGGCAGGATCATCCTCCGGGGGGAAGGCGGAACGATCCTCATCGACAACTTCTCAGAGCTGCCGGCTTCCCATCGGTTCTTTGCCGGCGGTGACCAGAGCGTCAGGGGATACAAGTACAAGGACCTCGGTCCCGTCGACCAAAACGGGGACGTTATCGGCGGGAAACACATCCTCGTGGGAAGCATCGAATACGAGCAGAGGCTGTTTGAAAAGTGGAGCGCTGCCATCTTCTACGACGTGGGAAACGCAATCAACAGGCTCTCCGACCCATACAAAGAGGGAGCGGGTTTCGGCATAAGGTGGATATCGCCCGTGGGGCTCTTCCGCCTGGACCTTGCATTTGCCCTCAGCAGACCGGGCGACCCCCTGAGGCTCCACCTGACGATAGGGCCCGACCTATGA
- the nhaA gene encoding Na+/H+ antiporter NhaA codes for MQVKSLREFLKLESASGIILIFAATLAMLFNNSSLSHIYGLFLETPVEVRVGSLKIAKPLLLWINDGLMAIFFLLVGLEVKREMLEGQLSSLPQISMPGIAALGGMVVPAFIYVLLNRGDAVSLNGWAIPAATDIAFALGIMALLGERVPTGLKLFLLAVAIIDDIGAIVIIAIFYSGDLSLTSFAFAAVALGILVGLNRIRVTRIAPYMVVGFILWVCVLKSGVHATLAGVLLAFCIPMKGKNEGEGSPLDHLEHKLHPWVAYMIMPVFAFSNAGVSLSGISFKTLFAPVPLGIALGLLLGKQIGVFGFARLGVRMGLAKLPEDVTWSQFYGMAALCGVGFTMSLFIGSLAFEHGGPDYGTAVRLGVLTGSILSGIIGFVILRKATAREIVEPQQDPVPERESH; via the coding sequence ATGCAGGTCAAATCACTCCGTGAGTTCCTAAAGCTCGAGTCTGCAAGCGGAATTATCCTCATATTTGCTGCGACCCTGGCAATGCTCTTCAACAACTCATCACTTTCCCACATTTACGGGCTCTTTCTCGAGACCCCCGTAGAGGTTCGTGTCGGCTCGCTCAAAATTGCCAAACCCCTCCTTCTGTGGATCAACGACGGGCTGATGGCGATCTTCTTCCTCCTCGTTGGTCTTGAAGTCAAAAGGGAGATGCTCGAGGGCCAGCTTTCGAGCCTCCCACAGATTTCCATGCCCGGAATCGCCGCCCTGGGGGGTATGGTCGTTCCTGCCTTTATCTATGTTCTTCTGAACAGGGGGGACGCGGTTTCCCTGAACGGCTGGGCCATTCCTGCAGCCACGGACATCGCCTTCGCCCTGGGGATTATGGCGCTGCTCGGGGAGCGCGTTCCCACCGGGTTGAAACTCTTTCTGCTGGCTGTAGCGATCATCGACGACATCGGTGCGATCGTTATCATCGCAATCTTTTACTCAGGAGACCTCTCTCTTACCTCCTTCGCCTTCGCAGCGGTGGCCCTGGGGATTCTGGTCGGGCTCAACAGGATCCGGGTGACGCGGATAGCACCGTACATGGTCGTTGGCTTCATACTGTGGGTATGCGTTTTGAAGTCCGGGGTTCATGCCACACTCGCGGGAGTTCTCCTGGCCTTCTGCATTCCCATGAAAGGGAAAAACGAAGGGGAAGGCTCCCCGCTCGACCACCTGGAGCACAAGCTCCATCCCTGGGTCGCTTACATGATCATGCCGGTTTTCGCTTTTTCGAATGCCGGTGTTTCCCTGTCTGGCATATCCTTCAAGACCCTTTTCGCACCCGTGCCCCTCGGCATTGCCCTGGGCCTTCTCCTCGGGAAGCAGATCGGGGTTTTCGGTTTTGCCCGCCTGGGCGTCAGGATGGGCCTGGCAAAGCTGCCCGAAGATGTAACCTGGTCCCAGTTCTACGGCATGGCGGCCCTCTGCGGCGTCGGCTTCACCATGAGCCTCTTCATCGGCTCCCTGGCATTTGAGCACGGCGGGCCCGACTACGGAACGGCAGTGCGCCTGGGCGTTCTTACCGGGTCCATTCTGTCCGGAATTATCGGATTCGTCATCCTTCGGAAAGCTACAGCCAGGGAGATCGTGGAGCCCCAGCAGGACCCGGTACCCGAACGGGAATCCCATTGA